From a single Oncorhynchus tshawytscha isolate Ot180627B linkage group LG29, Otsh_v2.0, whole genome shotgun sequence genomic region:
- the LOC112236889 gene encoding CD276 antigen — MTLRGLMLVVILLWTVTPTDGGEDCVLPCSFLPGSEELSHWLKVEDKDLTVHSHYNSTDQLKQQSQRFRGRTAMFNDQIPKGNASLLLRGITLQDQGRYKCYTSTIKGSKESFINIAVEASFHLVDIQLSDDITCSSTANTNGPNENSQSGKPLQNEEGRGEDIERQQGQPLQTH, encoded by the exons ATGACATTAAGGGGTCTGATGTTGGTGGTGATTCTGCTGTGGACTGTCACACCCACAGATGGGGGAG AGGATTGTGTCCTGCCCTGCAGCTTCCTGCCTGGCAGTGAGGAACTCAGCCACTGGCTGAAAGTAGAAGACAAGGACCTGACCGTCCACTCCCACTACAACAGTACAGATCAGCTCAAACAGCAGAGCCAGCGTTTCAGAGGGAGAACAGCCATGTTCAATGACCAGATCCCCAAAGGAAACGCTTCACTACTGCTGAGAGGGATCACACTCCAGGACCAGGGCAGATACAAGTGTTACACCAGCACTATTAAAGGCAGCAAGGAGTCCTTCATTAACATAGCAGTGGAGG CTTCATTCCACTTGGTGGACATACAGTTATCCGATGACATCACCTGCAGTTCTACAG CAAATACAAATGGTCCAAATGAAAACAGTCAGAGTGGAAAACCACTTCAGAATGaagaaggaagaggggaagacATAGAAAGACAACAAGGTCAGCCACTGCAGACACACTAA